In Micromonospora sp. WMMD980, the following are encoded in one genomic region:
- a CDS encoding MBL fold metallo-hydrolase: MTARVDHAVTSGTFSLDGQTFDVDNNVWVIGDDAECVVVDAPHDVAAVLAVVGDRRVLAILATHAHDDHVRVAPALARATGAPVLLHPADRVLWDQVHPDTPPDGDLTDGQTVTVGGTTVRVLHTPGHSPGACSLYAPELDAVFTGDTLFAGGPGATGRSFSDFGTIVESIRTRLLTLPPETVAHPGHGADTSIGAEAPHLDEWIARGH; this comes from the coding sequence GTGACCGCCCGGGTGGACCACGCCGTCACCTCCGGCACGTTCTCGTTGGACGGGCAGACGTTCGACGTCGACAACAACGTCTGGGTGATCGGCGACGACGCCGAGTGCGTGGTGGTCGACGCGCCGCACGACGTGGCCGCCGTCCTCGCCGTCGTCGGTGACCGTCGCGTGCTCGCCATCCTGGCCACCCATGCCCACGACGACCACGTCCGGGTCGCCCCCGCGCTGGCCCGCGCCACCGGCGCGCCGGTGCTGCTGCATCCCGCCGACCGGGTGCTGTGGGACCAGGTCCATCCGGACACGCCGCCCGACGGCGACCTCACCGACGGGCAGACGGTGACCGTGGGCGGCACCACGGTGCGGGTCCTGCACACGCCGGGGCACAGCCCGGGGGCGTGCAGCCTGTACGCCCCGGAACTGGACGCCGTCTTCACCGGCGACACCCTCTTCGCCGGCGGCCCGGGCGCGACCGGTCGCTCGTTCAGCGACTTCGGCACCATCGTCGAGTCCATCCGCACCCGGCTGCTGACCCTGCCGCCGGAGACGGTGGCGCATCCCGGGCACGGCGCGGACACCAGCATCGGCGCGGAGGCGCCGCACCTGGACGAGTGGATCGCCCGCGGCCACTGA
- a CDS encoding S-(hydroxymethyl)mycothiol dehydrogenase, with protein MSQEVRGVVSRRKGAPVEVTTIVVPDPGPGEAVVRVQSCGVCHTDLHYREGGINDDYPFLLGHEAAGVVEQVGDGVTDVAPGDFVVLNWRAVCGQCRACRRGRPWYCFATHNAARKMTLTDGTELTPALGIGAFAEKTLVHAGQCTKVDPSARPAAVGLLGCGVMAGLGAAMNTGNVARGDSVAVIGCGGVGDAAVAGAALAGATTIVAVDTDSRKLDRARTFGATHTVDASSDDPVEAIRAATGGFGADVVIDAVGRPETWKQAFYARDLAGTVVLVGVPTPEMTVDLPLLDVFGRGGALKSSWYGDCLPSRDFPMLTELYRQGRLDLDAFVTEEIALDQVEEAFARMHHGDVLRSVVVFP; from the coding sequence TTGAGCCAGGAAGTCCGGGGAGTCGTGTCGCGGCGCAAGGGCGCGCCGGTGGAGGTCACCACGATCGTGGTGCCCGACCCGGGGCCGGGCGAGGCGGTGGTTCGTGTCCAGTCCTGCGGCGTCTGCCACACCGACCTGCACTACCGTGAGGGCGGCATCAACGACGACTACCCGTTCCTGCTCGGTCACGAGGCCGCCGGCGTCGTGGAGCAGGTGGGCGACGGCGTCACCGACGTGGCCCCGGGCGACTTCGTGGTGCTCAACTGGCGGGCCGTCTGCGGCCAGTGCCGCGCCTGCCGGCGCGGCCGACCCTGGTACTGCTTCGCCACCCACAACGCCGCGCGGAAGATGACCCTGACCGACGGCACCGAGCTGACGCCCGCGCTGGGCATCGGCGCGTTCGCGGAGAAGACGCTCGTGCACGCCGGCCAGTGCACCAAGGTCGACCCGTCCGCCCGCCCGGCCGCCGTCGGCCTCCTCGGCTGCGGCGTCATGGCCGGCCTCGGCGCGGCCATGAACACCGGCAACGTGGCCCGGGGCGACTCCGTCGCGGTGATCGGCTGCGGTGGCGTCGGCGACGCGGCGGTGGCAGGCGCGGCCCTGGCCGGCGCGACCACGATCGTCGCGGTGGACACCGACTCCCGCAAGCTCGACCGGGCGCGGACGTTCGGCGCCACGCACACCGTCGACGCCTCCTCCGACGACCCGGTCGAGGCGATCCGCGCCGCCACCGGCGGGTTCGGCGCAGACGTGGTGATCGACGCGGTGGGCCGCCCGGAGACCTGGAAGCAGGCCTTCTACGCGCGCGACCTCGCCGGCACCGTCGTGCTGGTCGGCGTGCCCACCCCGGAGATGACCGTCGACCTGCCGCTGCTCGACGTGTTCGGGCGTGGCGGGGCGCTCAAGTCCAGCTGGTACGGCGACTGCCTGCCCAGCCGGGACTTCCCGATGCTCACCGAGCTGTACCGGCAGGGCCGGCTCGACCTGGACGCCTTCGTCACCGAGGAGATCGCCCTCGACCAGGTCGAGGAGGCGTTCGCCCGGATGCACCACGGCGACGTGCTGCGCTCGGTGGTGGTCTTCCCGTGA
- a CDS encoding SDR family NAD(P)-dependent oxidoreductase — MRDLEFPGGVAVLTGAASGIGAALAHGLARRGADLVLLDRDADGLAAVVAAIRAAHPDRRVETHLVDLADAGATDRVAAEIRRANPRIRLLVNNAGVALGGRFDQVTLDEFLWVVEINFRAVVRLTHTLLPALKAEPGAHLVNVSSLFGLIAPAGQAAYSASKFAVRGFTEAVRHELVDDGIGVTSVHPGGIRTRIAARARVGSGVPVEEYEAGRRQFEKLLTIDPATAAEVILNGARRRRGRVLIGWSAKLPDLLARIAPAGYGRVLALGMRSRPARVPGPRAGADEPAAPVPPPAGEAVAPEPGRPA; from the coding sequence ATGCGTGACCTGGAGTTCCCCGGCGGCGTCGCGGTGCTCACCGGCGCCGCGAGCGGCATCGGCGCGGCGCTGGCCCACGGCCTGGCCCGGCGCGGCGCCGACCTGGTCCTGCTCGACCGGGACGCCGACGGACTGGCCGCGGTGGTCGCGGCGATCCGGGCCGCCCACCCGGACCGGCGCGTCGAGACCCACCTGGTCGACCTCGCCGACGCCGGCGCCACCGACCGCGTCGCCGCCGAGATCCGGCGCGCCAACCCCCGGATCCGGCTGCTGGTCAACAACGCCGGCGTCGCGCTGGGCGGCCGGTTCGACCAGGTCACGCTGGACGAGTTCCTCTGGGTCGTCGAGATCAACTTCCGGGCCGTGGTGCGGTTGACCCACACGCTGCTGCCCGCGCTCAAGGCCGAGCCGGGCGCCCACCTGGTCAACGTGTCCAGCCTGTTCGGCCTCATCGCCCCCGCCGGGCAGGCCGCGTACTCGGCCAGCAAGTTCGCCGTGCGCGGGTTCACCGAGGCGGTGCGGCACGAGCTGGTCGACGACGGGATCGGCGTCACCTCGGTGCACCCCGGCGGCATCCGGACCCGGATCGCCGCCCGCGCCCGGGTCGGCAGCGGCGTCCCGGTCGAGGAGTACGAGGCCGGCCGCCGGCAGTTCGAGAAGCTGCTCACCATCGACCCGGCCACCGCCGCCGAGGTGATCCTGAACGGCGCGCGGCGGCGTCGCGGCCGGGTGCTGATCGGCTGGTCGGCGAAGCTGCCCGACCTGCTCGCCCGGATCGCCCCCGCCGGCTACGGCCGGGTGCTGGCGCTGGGCATGCGCTCCCGCCCGGCCCGGGTGCCGGGTCCCCGAGCCGGGGCGGACGAGCCGGCCGCGCCGGTCCCGCCGCCGGCCGGCGAGGCGGTCGCCCCGGAGCCCGGACGCCCGGCGTGA
- a CDS encoding alpha/beta fold hydrolase — translation MTVGLPPADERAVGGRPTRCRITGDGPPVVLLHGIGRTLDDFTALHTALARDHRVLAVDLPGHGGSAPLDRPHTLPALAGAVTAFLDAAGVTGPVHLVGNSLGGAVAMRLAADAPHRVADLALLNSAGFGREVTVALRLLAVPPLARLLLRPHPAIARRTERAIFVDPAYVTDERIATALAVARQPHAARVMRELVRDLGTWRGVRERWRAELLDAVAALDLPTLLVWGDRDLILPAAHLTYARSRLPGARTHLFRDTGHMPQIERTAAVEALLRDLWVAST, via the coding sequence GTGACGGTCGGGCTGCCGCCCGCCGACGAGCGCGCCGTCGGCGGGCGGCCCACGCGCTGCCGGATCACCGGCGACGGGCCGCCCGTGGTGCTGCTGCACGGCATCGGCCGTACCCTCGATGACTTCACCGCGCTGCACACGGCGCTGGCCCGCGACCACCGGGTCCTCGCGGTGGACCTGCCCGGCCACGGCGGCTCCGCACCGCTGGACCGACCGCACACGCTGCCCGCGCTGGCCGGCGCCGTCACCGCGTTCCTCGACGCCGCGGGCGTCACCGGCCCGGTCCACCTGGTGGGCAACTCCCTCGGCGGCGCGGTCGCCATGCGCCTGGCCGCCGACGCGCCGCACCGGGTGGCCGACCTGGCGCTGCTCAACAGCGCCGGCTTCGGCCGGGAGGTGACCGTGGCGCTGCGGCTGCTCGCGGTGCCCCCGCTGGCCCGGCTGCTGCTGCGCCCGCACCCGGCGATCGCCCGCCGCACCGAGCGGGCGATCTTCGTCGACCCCGCGTACGTCACGGACGAGCGGATCGCCACCGCGCTCGCCGTGGCCCGGCAGCCGCACGCCGCCCGGGTGATGCGGGAGCTGGTCCGCGACCTGGGCACCTGGCGCGGGGTACGCGAGCGGTGGCGCGCCGAGCTGCTCGACGCGGTGGCCGCGCTCGACCTGCCCACGCTGCTGGTCTGGGGCGACCGCGACCTGATCCTGCCCGCCGCGCACCTGACGTACGCGCGCAGCCGACTGCCCGGGGCGCGGACCCACCTGTTCCGCGACACCGGCCACATGCCGCAGATCGAGCGCACCGCAGCGGTCGAGGCCCTGCTGCGTGACCTCTGGGTGGCGTCCACCTAG